One genomic window of Entelurus aequoreus isolate RoL-2023_Sb linkage group LG07, RoL_Eaeq_v1.1, whole genome shotgun sequence includes the following:
- the LOC133653419 gene encoding RT1 class I histocompatibility antigen, AA alpha chain-like isoform X2 has protein sequence MDLLLLSMLIVQIHRGLPVTNFPDYVVVAYIDDVEIGHYDSNTKKAEAKQEWMKNFTTVDPEHFLYLTHFGIRDEVKDKEDLKSLQKSFNHTEGLHIYQKMKGCEWDDETDEIKSWRQSSYDGEDFLALDTKTWTWTAAKPQAVPMKHKLDHDRDFMKYLKFEHNNICVHNLKNYLNFGRDVLMRTVLPEVFLLQKTPSSPVSCFATGFYPSSAALFWRKDGKDLHKNVVHGEILPNPDGTFQMTVDLKVEVTAEVEGKYECVFQLSGVKEDLVTKLERRSILSNASDEDNVRLAFVVKVAVFIAVILAIIVVVVMRHKNKQANYDPAAGDDGTEHSENKMDES, from the exons ATGGACTTGCTTTTGTTATCAATGCTAATTGTGCAAATACACCGCGGACTGCCTG TTACAAACTTCCCAGATTATGTGGTCGTGGCTTATATTGATGACGTTGAGATCGGTCACTATGACAGCAACACAAAGAAAGCAGAAGCCAAACAAGAATGGATGAAGAACTTTACAACAGTGGATCCAGAGCACTTTTTGTATCTGACACATTTCGGTATTCGCGATGAAGTGAAGGACAAAGAGGACTTGAAAAGTTTACAGAAGAGCTTCAACCACACTGAAG GTCTTCACATTTACCAGAAGATGAAAGGCTGTGAATGGGATGATGAAACTGATGAAATCAAGAGTTGGAGACAGTCCAGTTATGATGGAGAAGATTTTCTAGCGTTAGACACCAAGACATGGACATGGACTGCAGCAAAACCACAAGCCGTCCCCATGAAACACAAGTTGGACCATGATCGAGATTTTATGAAGTACTTAAAGTTTGAACACAATAACATCTGCGTTCATAACTTGAAAAATTATCTGAACTTTGGTAGAGACGTCCTAATGAGAACAG TGCTTCCAGAAGTGTTTCTCCTCCAGAAGACGCCGTCCTCTCCAGTCAGCTGCTTCGCGACAGGTTTCTACCCCAGCAGTGCGGCATTGTTTTGGAGGAAAGACGGCAAGGATCTCCACAAGAACGTGGTGCACGGAGAAATCCTGCCCAACCCTGATGGAACTTTCCAGATGACGGTGGATCTGAAAGTGGAGGTGACGGCCGAAGTGGAGGGCAAGTACGAATGTGTGTTTCAGCTGTCTGGTGTCAAAGAGGACCTGGTCACCAAGCTGGAGAGAAGAAGCATCCTGAGCAACGCAAGTGATGAAG ACAACGTGAGACTTGCCTTCGTTGTCAAGGTGGCGGTCTTCATTGCAGTGATCCTCGCCATCATTGTCGTAGTCGTCATGCGTCACAAGAACAAACAAG CCAACTATGATCCAGCTG CTGGTGACGATGGTACCGAGCACTCAGAGAACAAGATGGATGAAAGCTAA
- the LOC133653419 gene encoding major histocompatibility complex class I-related gene protein-like isoform X1 has translation MDLLLLSMLIVQIHRGLPVTHSLKYFQTVSSQVTNFPDYVVVAYIDDVEIGHYDSNTKKAEAKQEWMKNFTTVDPEHFLYLTHFGIRDEVKDKEDLKSLQKSFNHTEGLHIYQKMKGCEWDDETDEIKSWRQSSYDGEDFLALDTKTWTWTAAKPQAVPMKHKLDHDRDFMKYLKFEHNNICVHNLKNYLNFGRDVLMRTVLPEVFLLQKTPSSPVSCFATGFYPSSAALFWRKDGKDLHKNVVHGEILPNPDGTFQMTVDLKVEVTAEVEGKYECVFQLSGVKEDLVTKLERRSILSNASDEDNVRLAFVVKVAVFIAVILAIIVVVVMRHKNKQANYDPAAGDDGTEHSENKMDES, from the exons ATGGACTTGCTTTTGTTATCAATGCTAATTGTGCAAATACACCGCGGACTGCCTG TGACTCACTCGCTCAAGTATTTCCAAACTGTGTCCTCTCAAGTTACAAACTTCCCAGATTATGTGGTCGTGGCTTATATTGATGACGTTGAGATCGGTCACTATGACAGCAACACAAAGAAAGCAGAAGCCAAACAAGAATGGATGAAGAACTTTACAACAGTGGATCCAGAGCACTTTTTGTATCTGACACATTTCGGTATTCGCGATGAAGTGAAGGACAAAGAGGACTTGAAAAGTTTACAGAAGAGCTTCAACCACACTGAAG GTCTTCACATTTACCAGAAGATGAAAGGCTGTGAATGGGATGATGAAACTGATGAAATCAAGAGTTGGAGACAGTCCAGTTATGATGGAGAAGATTTTCTAGCGTTAGACACCAAGACATGGACATGGACTGCAGCAAAACCACAAGCCGTCCCCATGAAACACAAGTTGGACCATGATCGAGATTTTATGAAGTACTTAAAGTTTGAACACAATAACATCTGCGTTCATAACTTGAAAAATTATCTGAACTTTGGTAGAGACGTCCTAATGAGAACAG TGCTTCCAGAAGTGTTTCTCCTCCAGAAGACGCCGTCCTCTCCAGTCAGCTGCTTCGCGACAGGTTTCTACCCCAGCAGTGCGGCATTGTTTTGGAGGAAAGACGGCAAGGATCTCCACAAGAACGTGGTGCACGGAGAAATCCTGCCCAACCCTGATGGAACTTTCCAGATGACGGTGGATCTGAAAGTGGAGGTGACGGCCGAAGTGGAGGGCAAGTACGAATGTGTGTTTCAGCTGTCTGGTGTCAAAGAGGACCTGGTCACCAAGCTGGAGAGAAGAAGCATCCTGAGCAACGCAAGTGATGAAG ACAACGTGAGACTTGCCTTCGTTGTCAAGGTGGCGGTCTTCATTGCAGTGATCCTCGCCATCATTGTCGTAGTCGTCATGCGTCACAAGAACAAACAAG CCAACTATGATCCAGCTG CTGGTGACGATGGTACCGAGCACTCAGAGAACAAGATGGATGAAAGCTAA